One region of Eretmochelys imbricata isolate rEreImb1 chromosome 2, rEreImb1.hap1, whole genome shotgun sequence genomic DNA includes:
- the SLC25A38 gene encoding mitochondrial glycine transporter isoform X3: MIQKTRPPLLQAQDVGDKMETLMMHPVLKAFVCGSISGTCSTLLFQPLDLLKTRLQTLQPSINGSGHVGMVALFIRVVRTESFLGLWKGVSPSFARCIPGVGIYFSTLYKMKQYFLSDRSPTALESVFLGISSRTVAGVCMLPITVVKTRYESGKYGYESVYGALRNIYRTEGARGLFCGLTATLLRDAPFSGIYLMFYTQTKKVMPQGLWTGWLFPWRCPPCLAAHSDGSDGMDFI, from the exons ATGATCCAGAAAACCAGGCCTCCGCTGCTCCAGGCTCAAGATGTAGGAGACAAGATGGAAACACTAATG ATGCATCCAGTGCTAAAGGCCTTTGTGTGCGGTTCCATCAGTGGGACCTGCTCCACCCTTCTCTTCCAGCCCCTAGATCTGCTTAAAACCCGGCTGCAGACCCTGCAGCCTTCCATCAATGG GTCAGGTCATGTTGGGATGGTAGCTTTGTTCATTAGGGTTGTTCGCACTGAAAGCTTCCTAGGGCTCTGGAAAGGGGTCTCACCA TCCTTCGCAAGATGCATCCCTGGGGTCGGAATTTACTTCAGCACCTTGTACAAGATGAAACAGTATTTTCTCTCAGACCGCTCCCCCACAGCCCTAGAGTCTGTCTTTCTGGGCATTAGCTCCCGCACAGTAGCAGGTGTTTGCATGTTGCCCATAACCGTGGTGAAGACACGGTATGAG AGTGGGAAGTATGGCTATGAGAGTGTGTATGGAGCCTTGAGGAATATCTATCGGACAGAAGGGGCCCGGGGCTTGTTCTGTGGGCTGACTGCGACGCTCCTGCGTGATGCACCCTTTTCTGGCATCTATTTGATGTTCTACACCCAGACCAAAAAAGTTATGCCTCAGG GACTATGGACTGGTTGGCTTTTTCCGTGGCGGTGTCCCCCGTGCCTTGCGGCGCACTCTGATGGCAGCGATGgcatggactttatatga
- the SLC25A38 gene encoding mitochondrial glycine transporter isoform X1 translates to MIQKTRPPLLQAQDVGDKMETLMMHPVLKAFVCGSISGTCSTLLFQPLDLLKTRLQTLQPSINGSGHVGMVALFIRVVRTESFLGLWKGVSPSFARCIPGVGIYFSTLYKMKQYFLSDRSPTALESVFLGISSRTVAGVCMLPITVVKTRYESGKYGYESVYGALRNIYRTEGARGLFCGLTATLLRDAPFSGIYLMFYTQTKKVMPQDQFDPALTPLVNFGCGIFAGILASLATQPADVIKTHMQLTSEKYHWIGQAIASIFKDYGLVGFFRGGVPRALRRTLMAAMAWTLYEQMMAKMGLKS, encoded by the exons ATGATCCAGAAAACCAGGCCTCCGCTGCTCCAGGCTCAAGATGTAGGAGACAAGATGGAAACACTAATG ATGCATCCAGTGCTAAAGGCCTTTGTGTGCGGTTCCATCAGTGGGACCTGCTCCACCCTTCTCTTCCAGCCCCTAGATCTGCTTAAAACCCGGCTGCAGACCCTGCAGCCTTCCATCAATGG GTCAGGTCATGTTGGGATGGTAGCTTTGTTCATTAGGGTTGTTCGCACTGAAAGCTTCCTAGGGCTCTGGAAAGGGGTCTCACCA TCCTTCGCAAGATGCATCCCTGGGGTCGGAATTTACTTCAGCACCTTGTACAAGATGAAACAGTATTTTCTCTCAGACCGCTCCCCCACAGCCCTAGAGTCTGTCTTTCTGGGCATTAGCTCCCGCACAGTAGCAGGTGTTTGCATGTTGCCCATAACCGTGGTGAAGACACGGTATGAG AGTGGGAAGTATGGCTATGAGAGTGTGTATGGAGCCTTGAGGAATATCTATCGGACAGAAGGGGCCCGGGGCTTGTTCTGTGGGCTGACTGCGACGCTCCTGCGTGATGCACCCTTTTCTGGCATCTATTTGATGTTCTACACCCAGACCAAAAAAGTTATGCCTCAGG ACCAGTTTGATCCAGCGCTCACCCCCTTAGTGAACTTCGGCTGCGGAATCTTTGCTGGAATCCTGGCTTCGTTGGCGACACAGCCTGCTGATGTAATCAAAACCCACATGCAGCTGACATCTGAAAAATACCACTGGATAGGGCAGGCCATTGCCTCAATCTTCAAG GACTATGGACTGGTTGGCTTTTTCCGTGGCGGTGTCCCCCGTGCCTTGCGGCGCACTCTGATGGCAGCGATGgcatggactttatatgagcagATGATGGCAAAAATGGGGCTGAAATCCTGA
- the SLC25A38 gene encoding mitochondrial glycine transporter isoform X2: MHPVLKAFVCGSISGTCSTLLFQPLDLLKTRLQTLQPSINGSGHVGMVALFIRVVRTESFLGLWKGVSPSFARCIPGVGIYFSTLYKMKQYFLSDRSPTALESVFLGISSRTVAGVCMLPITVVKTRYESGKYGYESVYGALRNIYRTEGARGLFCGLTATLLRDAPFSGIYLMFYTQTKKVMPQDQFDPALTPLVNFGCGIFAGILASLATQPADVIKTHMQLTSEKYHWIGQAIASIFKDYGLVGFFRGGVPRALRRTLMAAMAWTLYEQMMAKMGLKS, from the exons ATGCATCCAGTGCTAAAGGCCTTTGTGTGCGGTTCCATCAGTGGGACCTGCTCCACCCTTCTCTTCCAGCCCCTAGATCTGCTTAAAACCCGGCTGCAGACCCTGCAGCCTTCCATCAATGG GTCAGGTCATGTTGGGATGGTAGCTTTGTTCATTAGGGTTGTTCGCACTGAAAGCTTCCTAGGGCTCTGGAAAGGGGTCTCACCA TCCTTCGCAAGATGCATCCCTGGGGTCGGAATTTACTTCAGCACCTTGTACAAGATGAAACAGTATTTTCTCTCAGACCGCTCCCCCACAGCCCTAGAGTCTGTCTTTCTGGGCATTAGCTCCCGCACAGTAGCAGGTGTTTGCATGTTGCCCATAACCGTGGTGAAGACACGGTATGAG AGTGGGAAGTATGGCTATGAGAGTGTGTATGGAGCCTTGAGGAATATCTATCGGACAGAAGGGGCCCGGGGCTTGTTCTGTGGGCTGACTGCGACGCTCCTGCGTGATGCACCCTTTTCTGGCATCTATTTGATGTTCTACACCCAGACCAAAAAAGTTATGCCTCAGG ACCAGTTTGATCCAGCGCTCACCCCCTTAGTGAACTTCGGCTGCGGAATCTTTGCTGGAATCCTGGCTTCGTTGGCGACACAGCCTGCTGATGTAATCAAAACCCACATGCAGCTGACATCTGAAAAATACCACTGGATAGGGCAGGCCATTGCCTCAATCTTCAAG GACTATGGACTGGTTGGCTTTTTCCGTGGCGGTGTCCCCCGTGCCTTGCGGCGCACTCTGATGGCAGCGATGgcatggactttatatgagcagATGATGGCAAAAATGGGGCTGAAATCCTGA